Proteins co-encoded in one Paracoccus sp. MBLB3053 genomic window:
- the repC gene encoding plasmid replication protein RepC: MDYIPLSPFMRPISYGRMQGQNTNSLTTKPFRPQNKWELFRELSKAKAAFDLSERDLTVLQGLISYFPHDELADGSEMVVFPSNKSICERLNGMADSTMRRHLANLVSAGIIARRDSPNGKRYCRNDKKSRVAFGFDLSPLLHRSVEIRQAADTARQGEEEIRRLREALSLMRRDLIALAAHGADIQPELSLWPDIHELITTTNRQWRRKLSLEDLLALQQQFSQRLAKAKQALTDAH; the protein is encoded by the coding sequence ATGGATTACATTCCCCTTTCGCCGTTTATGCGGCCGATCTCGTACGGCCGCATGCAAGGCCAGAACACGAATTCGCTAACGACAAAGCCGTTTCGCCCCCAAAACAAATGGGAGCTGTTCAGAGAGCTGTCCAAAGCGAAAGCTGCCTTCGATCTCAGCGAACGCGACCTGACGGTTCTACAAGGGCTAATCAGCTACTTTCCCCACGACGAACTTGCTGACGGGTCGGAGATGGTTGTTTTTCCGTCGAACAAGTCCATTTGCGAGCGGCTGAACGGCATGGCTGATTCGACCATGCGTCGGCATCTCGCGAACCTAGTTTCAGCGGGGATCATTGCGCGACGCGACAGTCCAAATGGAAAGCGCTATTGCCGCAATGACAAAAAGTCTCGCGTAGCCTTCGGCTTCGATCTTTCCCCCCTACTCCATCGTTCTGTCGAAATTCGCCAGGCCGCAGACACGGCTCGCCAAGGTGAAGAAGAAATCAGGCGCCTTCGCGAAGCGCTCAGCCTCATGCGACGCGACCTCATCGCTTTGGCAGCCCATGGTGCTGACATCCAGCCCGAACTCTCCCTTTGGCCAGATATCCATGAATTGATCACTACAACCAATCGCCAATGGCGTCGAAAGCTCTCGCTGGAAGATCTTCTCGCTCTGCAGCAGCAGTTTTCTCAGCGCCTGGCGAAGGCAAAGCAAGCTCTCACCGATGCCCAT
- the repB gene encoding plasmid partitioning protein RepB, with product MSRKPRLGQVNPALSTLFSAPDVQGARRLRGGISELDAGQIEIDGRLSDRLDLDVDGLKNSIEQNGQRVPVLVRPLAGDRYRLIYGRRRLEACRLLGKPVRAIVAELDDEQALKDQLIENLERRDLSFIERALVASALLDGNQLESAERTNKSVAEILGLTEAGVSQLLSVVRAVGEDLIQVIGPAPGIGRPRWEELKKSISADPSDRSRLIEAALRAKRTALPSQQSSDDAFLAVLSEAGKPTQVRIAPSANAPSLHIDGVGSAIIKTSSRGKRLKLDLQTTEPDFIKWIELNASTLINELHKRWKRKED from the coding sequence ATGTCTAGAAAACCCCGACTGGGACAGGTCAATCCAGCCCTCAGCACCCTGTTCAGCGCACCCGATGTGCAAGGCGCACGGCGACTTCGCGGTGGTATCTCTGAGCTTGACGCCGGTCAGATCGAAATCGATGGCCGACTCTCCGACCGTCTGGACCTTGATGTCGACGGCCTCAAGAACTCCATCGAACAGAATGGACAACGTGTCCCAGTTCTCGTCCGCCCGCTGGCTGGCGACCGCTATCGGCTCATCTATGGCCGCAGGCGGCTTGAAGCATGCCGTTTGCTTGGAAAGCCAGTCCGGGCGATCGTGGCCGAGCTTGACGACGAGCAGGCCCTGAAAGATCAATTGATAGAGAACTTGGAACGAAGGGATCTGAGTTTTATCGAGCGCGCACTTGTCGCATCGGCGCTACTGGATGGAAATCAACTGGAAAGTGCAGAGCGTACAAACAAGAGTGTCGCCGAAATTCTAGGACTAACCGAAGCCGGGGTTTCACAACTCTTGAGTGTCGTGCGTGCTGTTGGCGAGGACCTGATCCAAGTTATCGGGCCTGCACCCGGTATTGGCAGGCCACGCTGGGAAGAGTTGAAGAAATCGATTTCCGCGGATCCAAGCGATCGGTCTCGCCTCATAGAAGCTGCCTTGCGGGCCAAGCGGACCGCCCTGCCCTCGCAACAGTCATCTGATGACGCCTTCCTTGCGGTCTTGTCCGAAGCAGGCAAGCCCACCCAGGTCCGCATAGCCCCCTCGGCAAATGCCCCGTCGCTTCATATCGACGGTGTGGGCTCAGCGATCATAAAAACCTCGAGCCGCGGCAAGCGACTGAAGCTTGATCTGCAAACAACCGAGCCAGACTTTATCAAGTGGATTGAGCTCAACGCCTCCACTCTGATTAACGAACTTCACAAGCGCTGGAAGCGCAAGGAAGACTGA
- the repA gene encoding plasmid partitioning protein RepA, giving the protein MSETEHDLDIAIGRYAELLAANLHAQREVHFPPDARKSMRILTSGEAAELLGVDHTYLRKLHREGKIQDVELTAGNHRRYSLEDVWEIRQTLDANAKKQGTYLPGRRAGDKLQVVSVVNFKGGSGKTTTSAHLAQRLALKGFRVLAIDLDPQASLSALHGIQPEIDLMEGGTLYDAVRYSEPVPISDVIRKTYIHGLDLIPGNLELMEFEHETPAAIQRGGARAFFTRVRDVIDEVEADYDVVVIDCPPQLGFLTMSALSASTGVLVTVHPQMLDLMSMSQFLRMTSDLLGVIREAGANLNYDWLRFLPTRYKVGDAPQTEVIAFIRSLFGRSVLVNHMVESTAISDAGLTKQTLYEVDRKDFTRTTFDRAIDSMNAVNDEITQLIQRNWGRDV; this is encoded by the coding sequence ATGAGCGAGACAGAGCACGATCTTGATATCGCGATTGGTCGGTACGCGGAGCTTCTTGCGGCGAATCTGCATGCCCAGAGGGAAGTTCACTTTCCTCCAGACGCAAGAAAGTCCATGCGCATTCTCACGAGCGGAGAGGCAGCAGAACTTCTTGGTGTGGATCATACCTACCTACGCAAGCTTCATCGCGAGGGGAAAATCCAGGATGTCGAACTGACTGCTGGTAATCACCGGCGTTACAGCTTGGAGGACGTCTGGGAGATCCGTCAAACGCTTGATGCCAATGCCAAAAAGCAAGGGACTTATCTGCCGGGGCGCCGCGCCGGCGACAAGCTGCAAGTTGTTTCAGTCGTAAATTTCAAAGGAGGCTCCGGGAAAACCACTACCTCCGCCCATCTTGCGCAGCGACTGGCCCTAAAAGGGTTCAGGGTGTTGGCGATCGATCTGGATCCGCAGGCATCCCTTTCTGCGCTACATGGCATTCAGCCCGAAATCGATCTGATGGAAGGCGGCACCCTATACGATGCGGTGCGATATAGCGAACCAGTTCCCATCTCGGACGTGATCCGCAAAACTTACATCCATGGTCTCGACCTGATTCCTGGAAACTTGGAACTGATGGAGTTTGAGCACGAAACTCCTGCAGCCATTCAACGCGGCGGCGCCCGTGCATTCTTTACGCGCGTTCGTGACGTGATCGATGAGGTGGAGGCAGACTACGATGTCGTGGTCATTGACTGCCCTCCTCAGCTCGGCTTTCTCACGATGTCTGCCTTGTCAGCGTCGACAGGGGTGCTCGTGACCGTCCATCCGCAGATGCTCGACCTCATGTCGATGTCACAGTTCCTGCGAATGACATCGGATCTTCTCGGGGTCATTCGCGAGGCCGGTGCCAATCTCAACTACGATTGGCTGCGCTTTCTGCCAACACGGTACAAAGTGGGCGATGCACCGCAAACTGAGGTCATTGCATTCATTCGGAGTCTTTTCGGACGCTCCGTCCTCGTCAACCATATGGTTGAATCGACGGCGATCTCGGATGCGGGCCTGACCAAACAGACCCTCTACGAAGTCGATCGAAAGGACTTCACGCGAACGACATTCGACCGCGCGATCGACTCAATGAATGCTGTGAACGACGAGATTACCCAACTCATTCAACGGAATTGGGGGCGCGATGTCTAG
- a CDS encoding CcdB family protein translates to MSRFTLYPALSGDGFLLDVQSDLLDGLNTRVVVPLMPLAQAPRPMSVLNPVFDIAERPHVMVTQFLSAVPAGLLRQQVGSLAVQSEQITRALDFLHQGF, encoded by the coding sequence ATGAGCCGGTTCACGCTATACCCAGCACTTTCCGGTGACGGTTTTCTGTTGGATGTTCAATCCGATCTATTGGATGGTTTGAACACGCGCGTGGTCGTGCCGCTGATGCCGCTCGCGCAAGCACCTCGACCAATGTCGGTTCTGAACCCGGTCTTCGACATTGCTGAACGCCCGCATGTCATGGTCACCCAGTTCCTCTCAGCGGTGCCAGCAGGACTTCTACGTCAGCAGGTCGGCTCGCTGGCGGTGCAATCCGAACAGATCACGCGCGCGTTAGATTTTCTTCATCAGGGTTTCTGA
- a CDS encoding type II toxin-antitoxin system CcdA family antitoxin, whose protein sequence is MPPIQTDGVRKPANLSLDQTLLAEARALNINLSRAAEAGLRQAVRHAQAERWQRENATALAASNAWVEENGLPLERYKPF, encoded by the coding sequence ATGCCCCCTATCCAAACTGATGGTGTGCGCAAACCGGCAAACCTTTCGCTAGACCAAACGTTGCTGGCTGAAGCGCGGGCACTTAACATCAATCTGTCTCGCGCTGCAGAAGCAGGCTTGCGTCAAGCCGTCCGCCATGCACAAGCAGAACGCTGGCAACGCGAGAATGCCACAGCCTTGGCGGCGTCGAACGCTTGGGTCGAAGAAAACGGCCTCCCGCTTGAACGCTACAAGCCATTCTGA